The following coding sequences are from one Brienomyrus brachyistius isolate T26 chromosome 15, BBRACH_0.4, whole genome shotgun sequence window:
- the LOC125709182 gene encoding retinal rod rhodopsin-sensitive cGMP 3',5'-cyclic phosphodiesterase subunit delta, giving the protein MSSNEDRAKEILKGFKLNWMNLRDAETGKVLWQGTEDLSLPGVEHEARVPKKILKCKAVSRELNFSSSEKLEKFRLEQKVLFKGQCLEEWFFEFGFVIPNSTNTWQSLIEAAPESQMMPANVLTGNVVIETKFYDDELLVSTSRVRLFYV; this is encoded by the exons ATGTCTTCAAACGAAGACAGAGCCAAGGAGATTCTCAAAGGGTTTAAACT GAACTGGATGAACCTAAGAGACGCAGAGACCGGGAAGGTTCTTTGGCAGGGGACGGAGGACCTCTCTCTCCCGGGGGTGGAGCACGAAG CTCGTGTTCCCAAAAAGATTTTAAAGTGCAAAGCCGTGTCCCGAGAGCTGAATTTCTCTTCATCAGAAAAGCTGGAAAAGTTCCGTCTGGAACAAAAGGTTTTATTTAAAGGCCAGTGTCTAGAAG AGTGGTTCTTTGAGTTTGGCTTTGTCATTCCCAACTCCACAAACACGTGGCAGTCTCTAATAGAAGCCGCGCCAGAGTCACAGATGATGCCTGCGAATGTTTTAAC TGGTAACGTTGTGATAGAAACAAAGTTCTACGACGACGAGCTCCTTGTAAGCACTTCCAGGGTACGACTTTTCTACGTCTAA